From the genome of Nitrospirota bacterium:
ACATATCTTCAAGACCCAGAATATCTGCCAGTCTGCAGAGGGGAATAAAGATGGTCTCTGGACCACGGTATTAGCTACAGCAGTTTTTATTATGGAATAAATGCCGAAGTCTGTTTCCTGTTTTTGCGGGCCGGAGTATGCCAAAGCTTATTCTGATGCCTCAACCGTAATTCTTCCGGTTCCTTTTGACAAAACCAGTACATGGCAAAAAGGTGCTGATAAAGGCCCTGCCGCTATCATTGAGGCTTCAGGATATCTTGAACTCTACGATATTGAGACCGACAGCGAGGTATACAAAAAGGGCATTTTCACTGCCCGGCCTATCAATGCAGTTTCCTCCCAACAGTTGATCAAAAAAGCTGATGCGGCAGTATCACGCTATCTTAAGGACAATAAACTTGTTGTGTCGCTCGGCGGCGATCATTCGGTCTCTATCGGCGTGATCAAGGCTTATGCCAATCACTTTAAGGATCTGAGTGTCCTGCATCTGGATGCACATGGCGATTCACGCGAATTCTATGAAGGAAGCCCCTATAATCATGCCTGCGTTATCGCACGGGCCAGGGAATATACCAAAAACGTAGTTTCTGCAGGTATTCGCAGCATAGATGGCTCTGAGTTGCCTGGCATGGACAGGAAGAAGGTGTTCTTTGCCCATGATATTCACGATTCAGACAAATGGATAGCTAAGGCGGTGAGGCAGCTGAGCGGCAGTGTCTATATCACCATAGATCTTGATGTATTCGATCCGGGTATCATGCCCTCAACAGGCACGCCTGAGCCGGGCGGGTTAGGGTGGTATCAGGTTCTGAAGCTCCTCGCTGCTGTCGCGAAGACAAAACGGATCGTGGGGTTCGATATCGTTGAGCTCTGTCCCTCAAGGGACAAGGCCCCTGATTTTCTGGCTGCCAAACTGATCTATACGCTCCTGAGCTATATTTACGGAGATAGATCAGATAAGACATAAATTTCCTCTGTAGCATCAGGCGTGATCGGAAAGTGTTCCGCGAGTATTCTCCCCGCTTCGCTGATCGCAGCGCAGATGCCCTTCTTTCTTGCCTTATTTGACCACGTTTACCTGGGCCGGACCGCGCTGGACAGTGCGATGATAATCTACTGCCGGCTCTCCGAAGGCCATGGCATAACCGGGCATATGGTCATCGGGAATACCGAGCCGCCCGGACAGGTTTGGCAGTAGCGAAAGAACCATCATAAACAGCCCGTCCCAGACCGTGCCAACCCCGCGAGCGTGGGCCATAAGCTGGAAGGTGGCCAGGGCGATATGGGTATCCTGGACCGGGCAGGGCGAGTTCCTGGGAGCACTTGTCAGCAGCAGATGGGGGGCGCCGCGGAAGATGATGTCTTTACCCTCCTCCTGCCAGCCCTTGAGTGCCATGCCCATATATTGACCGACAAAGCCTTCCGGCAGTCCGCCTGCTTCCTGCAGTTTGGCAAGTCCGCTCATCACCTCTTCCCGCAGGTTAGCCATGACCCTGGCCTCCCTGACAACGGTGAACAGCACCGACTGGCTGTTAACCCCGGTGGGAGCATAGCAGGCGATGGCCAGGAGTTCATCAATCAGGGATTGCGACAGGTCTTTGCCGGTATATCGGCGGACTGCCCGCCGCCCCTTGATCAGGATTTCCAGCTGAGCTGGGTCTACCATATTGCCGGATATCTGAGTGCTGGCCACCGGGTCCTTGCCGAGGACCGAGACCGCCCCGGTCGGACAGACAGCAAGGCAGTGCTGGCAGCGGTAACACCGCTCCTCGTCAGTAATCCTGGGGTAACCTTCCATGGCGATAATGCCGGCCGGACAATCGGACGCGCACTCGCCGCACTGGGTACAGAGATCTTCATTGATACTAAACTGAATCATAAATTCCTCCTTCGGAAATGATTAATCAGAAAGGATCGATTTCATCCTTAGTAGATAACAATAATAACTTATACCATTTTAAAGCTATTGAAAAGTGATGGCACAATCTGTCTGAACTTCACTTTCTGCACTTGGCAGCAGATTGTCATCGAGCCATCAGCATTAAAATTGACAGATAAATTTTCTGCTTGATATAGTATGCGCAAGTTTACTTGGGAGGGGGCAGAAATGAATGGGGAGACAACCAAAATTTTCAAGAGCATAATCCATCCACACTCTTATTTCTCTGCCTTCTTCTTCATGCAATTTCAGACAGTTAAATAATGCAAAAGCATCTAATATTGGATGCTTTTTGTTGCTGCATAATAACTGGTTAGCTCTCTCAAAACATGATATGGAAAATTTGAAGTTTAAATTAGAAAGGGCAAAGAACGCGCCCGTGAGCGACGAGGAAATCCTCAGTGATCTGAGGCGGGTTTCCGGCATGCTGTATTCATCCAAGGTTACGCAGAAACTTTACGGAGAGCACGGCCATTACGATTACTCAAATGTTGGTCGCCGATTTGGCACATGGAACAAAGCATTGGAAGCTGCTGGCCTATCATTATCTAACCAGTGCAAATTCCCGATGAGGCTTTGTTCGAGAACATACTGCTGCTCTGGCAACACTATGGGCGTCAGCCGCGCCGCGCTGAATTATCCCAACCCCCTTCGACAATTTCACAAAGTGCATACTATCGCAGGTTTAAATCTTGGGTCATCGCACTTGAACACTTCGTTGAGTATGGCAACTCGGCTGACGTTTCGGCTCCAGATAGAGCAGAAGAGAAAACTGGTTCGCGCACAACTGGGCGTGATCCCTCATTAAGGCTTAGGTTCAAAGTCCTTTCTATGGATAGATTTACTTGCCGACATTGCGGGGCGAGTCCTGCAAAAATGTTGGGGGTAGAGTTGCATGTAGATCATATAATCGCTTGGAGTAAAGGCGGTGAAACCGTCTTGTCAAATCTCCAAACTCTTTGCTCAAAGTGTAATCTTGGAAAGAGTAATCTGTAAGTCTCGAGCTAACCTGGCGTTCAAGATCGACCTTCTGCGCGGCGGCTTACATCGTGGCGCATTTGGTCGAGTTGCGACCAGCCTCAGGAGGCTAACATGACGTGCATCCAAGGCAACCCAAACAAGATTCACGAGCTTGCCCGTTACGAGGTTCGACCAGAATCCCTCGATCAGTGCCTCGCTGCGATACATGAGTTTGTAGCCTACATCCGCGAGAATGATACAGGCTCTCTTCGCTACGAGGGGCAGGACGCCGAACATCCAACTCGCTTTGTACACATTTTTGTCTGGCGGGATTCCGAGGGAAACCGGATTCACGGAGAATCTGCCGCCGTAAAGAAGTTCGCTGGCATTCTCTATCCCAATTGTCTGGCTCTGTCGAGTTCATTGAATACAAACAGGTCGACGCAAATGCCGCCTTCAAGCGCATCTGACCATAGGTCGTGTCGGAGAAGGGATCATGACCGTTCGTTTCACGTTTAGAGGACATACTATCCGAATATTCGGAGCAGGCTATTGGAGGAAAGGAAGGAAACTATATGAAGAGCAAAATTAAGTACACAGATGAACCGATGGGAAAGCTGAAAGTCGTGAGTGACTTTCTGCCACCTTCGGATCAACTGGTCCTCAAGGAGGACAATGTCAAGGTGACGCTCGCCCTGAAGAAATCAAGCATTGAATTCTTTAAAAAAGAAGCCAAAAAGAATCACACATCGTATCAAAAAATGATTCGGCAACTTGTAGATTGGTACACATCTCATCACCAAAAAAGTGCCTGACACCTCGTTCTAGTCCCGCGCTCCACGGCGCGGGGCTCAACTCGTCGCAGATAAGGCCCCTTACAGCCGGTCTCAAGCCTTATTTGCGGGGATGCGATTATGACTGTCTGTTGCGGTAATCCTTGTATCCAAATCTTCTGACAACTTCAACCTTGCCCCCAGCCCTTAAGACCGCTATATCAGGCAGGTTTATACCGTTAAACGTGGTGTTCTTTACGATGCTATAAAGGGCCATATCCGTAAAGATAAGTTTGTCTCCCCTTTTCAGGGGCCGGTCAAAGGAATAATCGCCGATGACATCCCCGGCAAGACAGCTCGGCCCTGCAAGCCTGTACCGATAGTCCTTTTCATTCTTCTTGCCTGAGCCTATGATGTGCGGCCGGTAAGGCATAAGCATCACATCCGGCATATGCGTTTCTGCCGAGGTGTCCATGATCGCGATCTTCTTCCTGTTTTCCACAATATCCAGAACCGTTGATATGAGCACCCCTGCATCGTAAACACTTGCTTCCCCGGGTTCAAGGTGCACCTGGACTCCATATTTCTTCTTAAATGTGTTTATGAGACTGATCAGAAGATCTCTGTCGTAATCATCCCGCGTTATATGATGGCCGCCTCCGAAGTTCACCCATCTCAGACCCGAGATGTATTTACCATAGAGTTTTTCAAACGATTTTAAAATCCTTTCGAGCACATCTGAATTCTGCTGGCACATTGCATGAAAGTGTAAGCCGTCTACCAACTCTTTGTATTTCGGGTATTCTTTACGGAATACGCTGTGAACTATCCCCAGCCTCGAATATGAGGCGCAGGGATTGTATATTTCCGTTTCAACTTCAGAGTATCCCGGATTCACCCTCATACCGATCTCGACGCCGCTTTTCTTCGCAGCCTCACCGTATTTTCGGAGTTGATAGAATGAATTGAATATGACCGAGTCCGAATACTTCAGGATTGCCTTGAACTCTGTTTCCCGATATGCCGCGCTGAACGTATGCACTTCCTTTTTGAATTCTTCACGGCCGAGCCTCGCTTCGTTCAGGCCGCTTGCACAGACGCCGTCAAGATACCTGGACATCAAGGGGAAGGTAGCAAAAGAGGCAAATGCCTTCAATGCGTGAAAGACCTTGCAGTCTGTGCGCTCCTTCACGTATTGGAGGACCTTCATATTTTTTTCGATGAGCGTCTCGTCTAACAGGTATACCGGTGTTTCAATTGCCCCTTTTATGATCCTGAGAAATCTTTTAGCATCCTTTGTGTCCATCTGCGTTACAGTGTATCGGGCATCGCAGCGTGTTCTACTACCTGCCAGGGAAGGCCATGGCTATTTAATGCCTCCATGAACGCGTCAGGGTTCAGTTGCTCGATGTTGTATACACCGGCTCCTTTCCATCTGCCGGTGAGCATCATCATCGCACCGATCATTGCAGGGACGCCGGTCGTATAGGCAATAGCCTGTGTTCCGGTCTCCTTGAAGGCCTCTTCGTGGTCACAGACATTATAGATATAGCGGGTAAGGGTCTTCCCATCTTTTATCCCGGTCATGATGTTGCCGATGACGGTCTTTCCGGTATATTTAGTTCCAAGAGAGGATGGTTCAGGAAGCAGAGCCTTAAGAAATTTTATCGGCACGATCTTTTTGCCGTCATAATCGACCTCGTCTATTCTTGTCATGCCGACGTTCTGGAGCACCCTGAGGTGGTTGAGATAATTCTCCGAAAAGGTCATCCAGAATCTGGCCCTTTTCAGCCCCTTTATGTTCTGCGCAAGCGATTCAAGTTCTTCATGGTATAGAAGATAACTTTCCTGCGGACCGGCGATCGGATAGTCAAAGCTGAAATGCACACTCTCTTTTTCGATTATTGCAGGTGTCTCGACCCATTTCCCGTTTTCCCAGTGCCTGACGATCTGGGTCACTTCCCGGATATTGATCTCAGGGTTGAAGTTTGTCGCAAATGCATGGCCGTGGCTTCCGGCATTGCAGTCCAGTATGTCCAGATAATGGATCTCGTCAAAGAGGTGCTTCTGCGCATACGCGGTAAAGACATTCGTAACGCCAGGGTCGAACCCGGAACCGGGAACTGCCATCAGCCCGCACTGCCTGAACTTCTCCTGATATGCCCATTGCCAGCTGTATTCAAAGTGGGCCACATCCAGCGGTTCATAATTGGCGGTGTCTATATAGTGGACTCCGGTTTCAAGGCAGGCATCCATGATATGTAGGTCCTGATAGGGCAGTGCAAGATTAAGGACAAGATCAGGCTGATAGCTCTTAATCAACGCAGCCAGTTCCGGTACGTTGTCCGCATCGACCTGTGCTGTCTGAATCTCTCTGCCATATCTCTGTTTGATATCTTTTCGAATTGCTTCACACTTCGAAAGTGTCCTGCTTGCGACCATTATTTCTTTGAATACTTCGGGAAGCTGTGCGCACTTGTGTGCTGCAACGGTTGCCACTCCTCCGGCCCCGATTATCATTATCCTGCCACGGCTCTTGGTATTATTCATAGATACGCTCCTCTATTTTGCAGTATGCGGTATTATACCCAAGAATATGGAGATTATCGATGCAATCCCTGCCTGCTCTCCTAACGCGTCATTTGCAGCACCCAATGAAACCCTGTTCAAACAATCCCTCTTTTGTGTAAAATCCTTTCATGAAACGTTATGACGATGTTGTTGATTTTCACGGACATTCCTGCCCCGGCCTTGCCCTCGGGTACCGGGTATCCCAGAGGGCGCTCAAAGAGTTCAAAAATCGCTCGGAAGACGAGGAGCTCGTCGCTATAGTTGAGAATAATTCCTGTGCTGTTGATGCTGTCCAGGTAATGACAGGATGTACCTTTGGAAAAGGCAACCTCATATTCAGGGACTATGGCAAACACGTTTATACTTTTCTCAGGCGGCCCTCAGGCAAGAGCATCAGGATATCGATTATATGGGAAAAACCTGCTGAGACAAAAGAGGAAAAGAAATATTGGGATGCCTATGCAAAAGGCGACAGGTCAAAAAAGGTGCTTGAGTTCGTGCATTCACGAAAGGCGGTGCGAACACAGCAGATTCTTGAGGCCGGCGATGAAGAGCTATTTATAATAAGTAAGGGGAAGAGTGTGCTGCCGCCTGAGGCAGAGATCTTCGAAAGTATCCGGTGCGGGGTCTGCAAGGAAAAGGTGGCTGAACCAAAAGCGCAATCTCTGGACGACCTTAGGCTCTGCATTCCCTGTTTCGAACAGAAAGGAAAGAAGAGATGAAAGAGATTATAAAGAAGGCTGAAGTGCTGATCGATGCGCTGCCCTACATCAGGAATTTCTATGGCAAGACATTTGTTATCAAATACGGCGGTGCAGCGCAGACAAAAGACGAACTGAAGGAGTCTTTTTCGAAGGACGTTGCGATGCTCAATTTTATCGGCATCA
Proteins encoded in this window:
- the speB gene encoding agmatinase, which codes for MPKSVSCFCGPEYAKAYSDASTVILPVPFDKTSTWQKGADKGPAAIIEASGYLELYDIETDSEVYKKGIFTARPINAVSSQQLIKKADAAVSRYLKDNKLVVSLGGDHSVSIGVIKAYANHFKDLSVLHLDAHGDSREFYEGSPYNHACVIARAREYTKNVVSAGIRSIDGSELPGMDRKKVFFAHDIHDSDKWIAKAVRQLSGSVYITIDLDVFDPGIMPSTGTPEPGGLGWYQVLKLLAAVAKTKRIVGFDIVELCPSRDKAPDFLAAKLIYTLLSYIYGDRSDKT
- a CDS encoding nitroreductase family protein, giving the protein MIQFSINEDLCTQCGECASDCPAGIIAMEGYPRITDEERCYRCQHCLAVCPTGAVSVLGKDPVASTQISGNMVDPAQLEILIKGRRAVRRYTGKDLSQSLIDELLAIACYAPTGVNSQSVLFTVVREARVMANLREEVMSGLAKLQEAGGLPEGFVGQYMGMALKGWQEEGKDIIFRGAPHLLLTSAPRNSPCPVQDTHIALATFQLMAHARGVGTVWDGLFMMVLSLLPNLSGRLGIPDDHMPGYAMAFGEPAVDYHRTVQRGPAQVNVVK
- a CDS encoding HNH endonuclease → MDRFTCRHCGASPAKMLGVELHVDHIIAWSKGGETVLSNLQTLCSKCNLGKSNL
- a CDS encoding antibiotic biosynthesis monooxygenase, which produces MTCIQGNPNKIHELARYEVRPESLDQCLAAIHEFVAYIRENDTGSLRYEGQDAEHPTRFVHIFVWRDSEGNRIHGESAAVKKFAGILYPNCLALSSSLNTNRSTQMPPSSASDHRSCRRRDHDRSFHV
- a CDS encoding CopG family transcriptional regulator, with amino-acid sequence MKSKIKYTDEPMGKLKVVSDFLPPSDQLVLKEDNVKVTLALKKSSIEFFKKEAKKNHTSYQKMIRQLVDWYTSHHQKSA
- the nspC gene encoding carboxynorspermidine decarboxylase, producing the protein MDTKDAKRFLRIIKGAIETPVYLLDETLIEKNMKVLQYVKERTDCKVFHALKAFASFATFPLMSRYLDGVCASGLNEARLGREEFKKEVHTFSAAYRETEFKAILKYSDSVIFNSFYQLRKYGEAAKKSGVEIGMRVNPGYSEVETEIYNPCASYSRLGIVHSVFRKEYPKYKELVDGLHFHAMCQQNSDVLERILKSFEKLYGKYISGLRWVNFGGGHHITRDDYDRDLLISLINTFKKKYGVQVHLEPGEASVYDAGVLISTVLDIVENRKKIAIMDTSAETHMPDVMLMPYRPHIIGSGKKNEKDYRYRLAGPSCLAGDVIGDYSFDRPLKRGDKLIFTDMALYSIVKNTTFNGINLPDIAVLRAGGKVEVVRRFGYKDYRNRQS
- a CDS encoding saccharopine dehydrogenase family protein, whose protein sequence is MNNTKSRGRIMIIGAGGVATVAAHKCAQLPEVFKEIMVASRTLSKCEAIRKDIKQRYGREIQTAQVDADNVPELAALIKSYQPDLVLNLALPYQDLHIMDACLETGVHYIDTANYEPLDVAHFEYSWQWAYQEKFRQCGLMAVPGSGFDPGVTNVFTAYAQKHLFDEIHYLDILDCNAGSHGHAFATNFNPEINIREVTQIVRHWENGKWVETPAIIEKESVHFSFDYPIAGPQESYLLYHEELESLAQNIKGLKRARFWMTFSENYLNHLRVLQNVGMTRIDEVDYDGKKIVPIKFLKALLPEPSSLGTKYTGKTVIGNIMTGIKDGKTLTRYIYNVCDHEEAFKETGTQAIAYTTGVPAMIGAMMMLTGRWKGAGVYNIEQLNPDAFMEALNSHGLPWQVVEHAAMPDTL
- a CDS encoding formylmethanofuran dehydrogenase, with amino-acid sequence MKRYDDVVDFHGHSCPGLALGYRVSQRALKEFKNRSEDEELVAIVENNSCAVDAVQVMTGCTFGKGNLIFRDYGKHVYTFLRRPSGKSIRISIIWEKPAETKEEKKYWDAYAKGDRSKKVLEFVHSRKAVRTQQILEAGDEELFIISKGKSVLPPEAEIFESIRCGVCKEKVAEPKAQSLDDLRLCIPCFEQKGKKR